From Amycolatopsis sp. YIM 10, the proteins below share one genomic window:
- the clpB gene encoding ATP-dependent chaperone ClpB, with protein MDAFNPTTKTQQAISSAAQAATVAGNPDIAPAHLLGALLAQGEGLAGPLLTAVGADPEQVHKELEPITQALPSAVGATVSQPQFDTHAVKSITHAQKLATELGDEYVSTEHLMVGLAAQGGQVADLLKRHGATPEALREAFTAVRGSARITSPDPEGTFKALEKYGVDLTARARAGELDPVIGRDTEIRRVVQVLSRRTKNNPVLIGEPGVGKTAIVEGLAQRIIAGDVPESLRGKRVVALDLGSMVAGAKFRGEFEERLKAVLKEITDSAGQVVTFIDELHTIVGAGATGEGAMDAGNMIKPMLARGELRMVGATTLDEYRQHIEKDAALERRFQQVLVGEPSTEDTIGILRGLKERYEVHHGVRITDGALVAAATLSDRYITARFLPDKAIDLVDEAASRLRMEIDSRPVEIDEVERAVRRMEIEEMALSKEDDVASKQRLDALRAELAEKREELTALTARWQNEKGSIERVRDLKEQLEQLRGESERAERDGDLGRAAELRYGKIPALEKELEAATATEKAVQADVMLKEEVGADDVADVVSAWTGIPAGRLLEGETGKLLRMEEELSRRVIGQEEAVKVVSDAVRRTRAGVADPDRPTGSFLFLGPTGVGKTELAKALAEFLFDDERAMLRIDMSEYAEKHSVARLVGAPPGYVGYDQGGQLTESVRRRPYSVVLLDEVEKAHPDVFDVLLQVLDDGRLTDGQGRTVDFRNTILVLTSNLGSQAIADAALDDRQRRDAVLSVVQRHFKPEFLNRLDDLVVFHALGTDELTSIVDIQVDRLAKRLAQRRLTLEVTEGAREWLALNGFDPIYGARPLRRLVQSAIGDQLARLLLGGEVLDGDTVLVDIPAVEASDSLTVKRA; from the coding sequence ATGGACGCTTTCAACCCGACCACGAAGACCCAGCAGGCGATCTCGTCGGCTGCCCAGGCGGCCACCGTCGCCGGCAATCCCGACATCGCGCCCGCACACCTGCTCGGCGCGCTGCTGGCCCAGGGCGAGGGGCTCGCCGGGCCGCTGCTCACCGCGGTCGGGGCGGACCCGGAGCAGGTGCACAAGGAACTCGAGCCGATCACCCAGGCGCTGCCGTCGGCGGTCGGCGCCACGGTGTCGCAGCCGCAGTTCGACACGCACGCGGTCAAGTCGATCACCCACGCGCAGAAGCTGGCCACCGAACTCGGGGACGAGTACGTCTCCACCGAGCACCTGATGGTCGGCCTCGCCGCGCAGGGTGGTCAGGTGGCCGACCTGCTCAAGCGCCACGGTGCCACGCCGGAGGCGCTGCGCGAGGCGTTCACCGCGGTCCGCGGCTCGGCCCGGATCACCAGCCCCGACCCGGAGGGCACCTTCAAGGCGCTGGAGAAGTACGGCGTCGACCTGACCGCGCGCGCCCGCGCCGGTGAGCTGGACCCGGTGATCGGCCGCGACACCGAGATCCGCCGCGTGGTGCAGGTGCTCTCGCGCCGGACCAAGAACAACCCGGTGCTGATCGGCGAGCCCGGTGTCGGCAAGACCGCCATCGTCGAAGGGCTCGCCCAGCGCATCATCGCCGGTGACGTGCCCGAATCGCTGCGTGGCAAGCGCGTGGTCGCGCTCGACCTCGGTTCGATGGTGGCCGGCGCGAAGTTCCGCGGTGAGTTCGAGGAGCGGCTCAAGGCGGTGCTCAAGGAGATCACCGACTCGGCCGGTCAGGTGGTCACCTTCATCGACGAGCTGCACACCATCGTCGGCGCCGGTGCCACCGGTGAGGGCGCGATGGACGCGGGCAACATGATCAAGCCCATGCTCGCCCGCGGTGAGCTGCGCATGGTCGGCGCCACCACGCTCGACGAGTACCGCCAGCACATCGAGAAGGACGCCGCGCTGGAGCGCCGGTTCCAGCAGGTGCTGGTCGGCGAGCCGTCCACCGAGGACACCATCGGCATCCTGCGCGGGCTCAAGGAGCGCTACGAGGTGCACCACGGTGTCCGCATCACCGACGGCGCGCTGGTCGCCGCGGCCACCCTGTCCGACCGCTACATCACCGCCCGGTTCCTCCCGGACAAGGCGATCGACCTGGTCGACGAGGCGGCCTCGCGGCTGCGCATGGAGATCGACTCGCGGCCGGTGGAGATCGACGAGGTCGAGCGGGCCGTGCGCCGGATGGAGATCGAGGAGATGGCGTTGTCCAAAGAGGACGACGTGGCCTCGAAGCAGCGGCTGGACGCGCTGCGCGCCGAGCTGGCCGAGAAGCGCGAGGAACTGACCGCGCTGACCGCGCGCTGGCAGAACGAGAAGGGCTCGATCGAGCGCGTCCGCGACCTCAAGGAGCAGCTCGAGCAGCTGCGCGGCGAGTCGGAGCGGGCCGAGCGCGACGGTGACCTCGGCCGGGCCGCGGAGCTGCGCTACGGCAAGATCCCCGCGCTGGAGAAGGAACTGGAGGCCGCCACCGCCACCGAGAAGGCGGTGCAGGCCGACGTGATGCTCAAGGAAGAGGTCGGCGCGGACGACGTCGCGGACGTGGTCAGCGCGTGGACCGGCATCCCGGCCGGACGGCTGCTCGAAGGCGAGACCGGCAAGCTGCTCCGGATGGAGGAGGAGCTGAGCAGGCGGGTGATCGGCCAGGAGGAGGCGGTCAAGGTCGTCTCCGACGCGGTGCGCCGCACGCGCGCCGGGGTGGCCGACCCGGACCGCCCGACCGGCTCGTTCCTGTTCCTCGGCCCGACCGGCGTCGGCAAGACCGAGCTGGCGAAGGCGCTGGCGGAGTTCCTGTTCGACGACGAGCGCGCGATGCTGCGGATCGACATGAGCGAGTACGCCGAGAAGCACTCGGTGGCCAGGCTGGTCGGCGCGCCGCCCGGGTACGTCGGTTACGACCAGGGCGGGCAGCTGACCGAGTCGGTGCGGCGCCGTCCGTACAGCGTGGTGCTGCTCGACGAGGTGGAGAAGGCGCACCCGGACGTCTTCGACGTGCTGCTGCAGGTGCTCGACGACGGCAGGCTGACCGATGGCCAGGGCCGGACGGTCGACTTCCGCAACACCATCCTGGTGCTCACCTCGAACCTCGGTTCGCAGGCGATCGCGGACGCCGCGCTGGACGACCGGCAGCGCCGCGACGCGGTGCTCTCGGTGGTGCAGCGGCACTTCAAGCCGGAGTTCCTGAACCGGCTGGACGACCTGGTGGTCTTCCACGCGCTCGGCACCGACGAGCTGACGTCCATTGTGGACATCCAGGTGGACCGGCTGGCCAAGCGGCTGGCGCAGCGGCGGCTCACCCTGGAGGTCACCGAGGGCGCGCGGGAGTGGCTGGCGCTCAACGGCTTCGACCCGATCTACGGGGCCAGGCCGCTGCGGCGGCTGGTGCAGTCCGCGATCGGCGACCAGCTGGCGCGGCTGCTGCTCGGCGGCGAGGTGCTCGACGGCGACACCGTCCTGGTCGACATCCCGGCCGTGGAAGCGAGCGATTCGCTCACCGTCAAACGCGCCTGA
- a CDS encoding MarR family winged helix-turn-helix transcriptional regulator, which yields MGPTDDAALELVRQLKVNAQLQQAWTTHLWQAQNGLHPASAWLLAELAQLGESRPSELAKRRMVDVSVVSRQVAQLTAAGLIERRPAPEDGRAALIRVSERGEQELVRWRRQYTDFLTDALSDWEPGELDALTERLKAANESLRTTLDRRSGPR from the coding sequence ATGGGTCCGACGGACGACGCCGCACTGGAGCTGGTGCGGCAACTCAAAGTGAACGCGCAGTTGCAGCAGGCGTGGACCACGCACCTGTGGCAGGCGCAGAACGGACTGCACCCCGCCTCCGCCTGGCTGCTCGCCGAACTCGCCCAGCTCGGCGAGTCGCGCCCGTCGGAACTGGCGAAGCGGCGCATGGTCGACGTCTCGGTGGTCAGCCGCCAGGTGGCGCAGCTGACCGCGGCCGGGCTGATCGAGCGCCGCCCCGCGCCGGAGGACGGCCGGGCGGCGCTGATCCGGGTGTCCGAGCGGGGCGAGCAGGAGCTGGTCCGCTGGCGGCGGCAGTACACCGACTTCCTCACCGACGCGCTCTCCGACTGGGAACCCGGCGAGCTGGACGCGCTCACCGAACGGCTGAAAGCTGCCAACGAAAGCCTGCGAACCACCCTCGATCGGCGTTCCGGGCCGCGCTGA